A genomic window from Plasmodium chabaudi chabaudi strain AS genome assembly, chromosome: 8 includes:
- a CDS encoding inositol-phosphate phosphatase, putative has translation MNTNNTEGRYLLIVYEKVFKIIYIKHLKDDKDEASKIPCLFIYRETGKCSEKLIHKDTIRKKSKRFGTLLNELIVDNIIGTIEVHNELFLFVCEKWKLLCKFFYLDKYRNIYKIERVQYIPYNINLFPINTPINNFLNIDDNSTSFFINSSKNNEDINKKFEVVNSDQAKDIYANIEGFDKNQNNLQNRRGDTNTDGKYESDSLSTSNKINDNEIKLDKIENSGIIIANEEPTNPYRFSNDIYKIDDQNICNKYFMNKTNKCDDDINNKNKREYIENLEILENTTERKIYGNNNEDNQNNFNKKEEKNKKLLNFNTAKRWLTNQFNNKNILNIISDITNYDNKNMGGTEKAPSRVQQGGNNENQPNIKQINSQKMNTSTHTLDDNAMLLDLMNDKNEYNLVNSNTENNNMGIEPNDAHDKCFDINDYEYVYDSNKKNNSNLLIDLDDDKTHETCFSENKGDEKDHKNIIPSFNDEEKNENIIDKSYDTNNVKDAQKSSETQNKCKDAESVKTINGDIKDLINNYYFNANNYDDMDKRDPYFMGIKNDNTEHSKNEEDKLTLKMDIPKILKMIQKILCTHMYYSYDFDLTQCIQKKRRKNIEEKEREPLLHHYSSLNIRKSYLKICEKKFMWNYQMIKKIKNRCKIDDNWFCPVIQGYISYTSIEMNKKRIELFLISRRSSMLGGTRFNKRGINDDGYVANFVESEQIIRIDNRDNMSYKSRFDKVDVDSYVKKVDGSKDNQNDGIKINKSMDGMKNKISDTKGIDANKHEGKEIEMKCFNNFIIDDSNNQEIINKSDVNEREMKPARMSIYRNIINKHIYKKPIEIDRNKCINNLLNFENRIISLVQIRGSVPLFWKQHSMSSHVNIERSSLLSIKAFKEHNKKLIDNYGNNIYYINLLSQNKNNEKKLTKKLIELMNCVKKDDTYKEKDFLNYIEYDFHISVKNKSFDDAMDSFINNVLLKQIKNVSFFVEPINNENNMHRKSTDGSSQSNESYIFQDGIFRTNCLDCLDRTNVFQYYYSLFFILYILNVSKNDNFLNPVKKSSINFPKNASSIFSNNKLVTILSSMEMDNYLLESADRSPSDKLYEYNSNVYSSGHGSSPLNNTNNSNLSNSDAAKKKNNNESSGHSAVSFLLERFNYISTGGSNNENSNKRNEENKNQKDTNLNATNMNDAYSVENRIDKGYRVEQNDEYVYVLKHLFKKMWVENGDIISTHYTGTGSVFSSQINVGRSSISTNIDHAIKSIERFYQNNFEDNFRQECIDIILCSGKYSNKHKKRSYLIGGDLNYLLNYNNFINMDNFIKLCNKNPYFSIPHFYQSMNNNKDKSQINDIAENSNMSINSDDYISIKAKKEDLLKNKLDKSKKKRRFRMRLSERLRRKYYSKAINLIQNMNKDESDSNYEDDEKCLLKKSTPRSTEFGKRNELNRKKNGNHSNNNIGSNNNKLGKERKKHKSDLIYVKNLYKKGNFIYSLKDKNKFGDLLSNDLINQYYVNSEDSKFTQNYIKNKNKNYNYEEKIIKLWTGTWNLCGSDIYELNDISSWLNENNEYVDMYVFCFQEVVELTGFRILMNMKDTFKEKKIEQKITQTLAEISQRQKEMYLKSQEHHNESYFIDENTSRNENNTESNKDYFYDSYIKEDRKFKHNETNETSENYKNDDHLDILDISKSAFLNECFNNLNKESNEGNNNDNNSYSYNMNNNKNYEFQNDYNFVDSRNYIFNEGSGHLKGDNNFFKNDGNNAFLTQNLKGNSTRFSRSVNEIFEDNSSLGLTKDLDILNSDKNNSNFFNNNESSTNYKGSQSSSIYTNVQGEFEPHNNRFNNEMNVFKNDKQNDENMTKSSANSRFVNVNHNFDDTKKMHIHKNVDSHDNCDNIKSTCNEKDSNRMGKKNDMKKDSNTSSNIKKKNDMKHEKFAKNSQNCNNNNNDKYFLNLKKFKYVKLKSVSMIGLFIIIFIDEGLVDHIRELDVCKVKVGLKGNTGNKGSVSVKFRLGFNSFCFNNIHLASGQTNIFERNSQMQSILNNSFQSQELNNLFNFDYFFACGDFNFRINQDHEEVFKLISNKNIIQLLNYDQFIYNKLYNILPFCLFYESPITFNPTYKYKKNSNIYDVRRTPAWCDRVLLSGKLIQLSELEKKRKEFMDSKMKSEQENPDNNIENSPSKNLTNKEMNNDNEVNDFYYNDRIYFKPMNYKTHNNFFSSDHKPVSAIIELKVFFDKKDIEYKSNSSYSVTGNDEFNHLTKNSSNTSNSSNNKNSNLLDYFFPNNYGISKYTSYPISQILNYSTNNNNSGNNNNNNSGNNNKLKSGVSENNFQQAPVSKTDPIDEYSIFK, from the exons atgaatacaaataatacaGAAGGAAGGTATTTGTTAATAGTATATGAAAaagtatttaaaataatttatataaagcaTTTAAAAGACGATAAAGATGAAGCCTCTAAAATCCCATGTTTGTTTATTTACCGAGAGACTGGGAAGTGCTCCGAAAAGTTAATACACAAAGATACTattcgaaaaaaaagtaaaagatTTGGTACGCTATTAAATGAGTTAATAgttgataatataataggTACAATAGAAGTCCATAACgagttatttttatttgtttgtgaaaaatggaaattgttatgtaaatttttttatttagataaatatagaaatatatataaaattgaaagGGTGCAATATATaccatataatataaatctCTTCCCTATAAATACaccaataaataatttcctTAATATTGATGATAATTCAACgagtttttttattaacagttcaaaaaataatgaagatataaataagaaaTTTGAAGTTGTAAACTCAGACCAAGCGAAGGATATATATGCTAATATTGAAggttttgataaaaatcaaaataatttacaaaataggAGAGGAGATACTAACACGGATGGAAAATATGAGAGTGACTCATTAAGTacttcaaataaaataaatgataatgaaataaaattggaCAAGATTGAAAATAGTGGAATTATAATTGCAAATGAAGAACCGACTAACCCTTATCGTTTTagtaatgatatatataaaatagacgatcaaaatatatgtaataaatattttatgaataaaacaaataaatgtgatgatgatataaataataaaaataaaagagagtatattgaaaatttagaaaTTTTAGAAAACACTACTGaacgaaaaatatatggtaATAACAATGAAGacaatcaaaataattttaataaaaaagaagaaaaaaataagaagcTATTAAACTTTAATACAGCAAAAAGATGGTTAACAAATCagtttaataataaaaatatactgaACATAATTTCAGATATAACAAATTatgacaataaaaatatgggtGGAACTGAAAAGGCTCCCTCGAGAGTTCAACAAGGAGGTAATAATGAAAACCAGCCTAATATCAAGCAAATAAATTcgcaaaaaatgaatacaaGTACACATACTCTTGATGATAATGCAATGTTACTTGATCTTATGAATGACAagaatgaatataatttagTAAATTCAAATACggagaataataatatgggAATAGAACCAAATGATGCCCATGACAAATGTTTTGATATTAATGATTatgaatatgtatatgatagtaacaagaaaaataattcgaACCTATTGATCGATCTAGATGATGACAAAACTCATGAAACGTGTTTTAGCGAAAATAAGGGCGATGAAAAAGaccataaaaatattatacccTCTTTtaatgatgaagaaaaaaacgaaaatataatagacAAGTCATACGATACTAATAATGTTAAGGATGCCCAAAAAAGTAGTGAAACACAAAACAAATGCAAAGATGCTGAAAGTGTTAAAACTATTAATGGGGATATTAAAGATTTGATaaacaattattattttaatgctaataattatgatgatATGGACAAAAGAGATCCTTATTTTATGGggattaaaaatgataatacaGAACATTccaaaaatgaagaagataaattaactttaaaaatggatattccaaagatattaaaaatgattcaaaaaatattatgtacCCATATGTATTATTCATACGATTTTGATCTAACTCAATGTAttcaaaagaaaagaagaaaaaatattgaagaGAAAGAGAGAGAACCTTTATTACATCATTATTCTTCCttaaatataagaaaaagttatttaaaaatatgtgaaaaaaaGTTTATGTGGAACTATCAaatgattaaaaaaataaaaaacagaTGTAAAATCGATGATAATTGGTTTTGCCCAGTTATTCAAGGTTATATATCTTATACATCTAttgaaatgaataaaaaacgtatagaactatttttaataagtcGAAGATCTTCGATGTTAGGAGGTACAAGATTTAATAAAAGAGGTATAAATGATGATGGGTATGTAGCTAATTTTGTTGAATCAGAACAAATTATTAGAATTGATAATAGAGATAATATGTCATACAAAAGCCGATTCGATAAGGTAGATGTGGATAGTTATGTTAAAAAAGTAGACGGGTCTAAAGATAATCAAAATGatggaataaaaataaataagagCATGGACggaatgaaaaataagatATCCGACACAAAGGGAATAGATGCAAACAAACATGAAGGAAAAGAAATTGAAATGaaatgttttaataatttcataATTGATGATAGTAACAATCAGGAAATTATCAACAAAAGCGATGTAAACGAAAGAGAGATGAAACCTGCAAGAATGAGCATATAcagaaatattataaataagcatatatacaaaaaaccTATTGAAATAGATcgaaataaatgtataaacaatcttttaaattttgaaaatcgGATTATTTCGTTAGTTCAAATAAGAGGTTCAGTACCATTATTTTGGAAACAACATTCTATGTCATCCCATGTGAATATTGAAAGATCATCGTTACTAAGTATTAAAGCATTTAAAGAgcataacaaaaaattaatagatAATTAtggtaataatatatattatatcaatTTGTTAAgccaaaacaaaaataatgaaaaaaaactaacaaaaaaattaattgaaTTAATGAATTGTGTTAAAAAAGATGATActtataaagaaaaagattttctaaattatatagaatatgattttcatatttcagttaaaaataaaagttttGATGATGCAATGGAtagttttataaataatgttttattaaaacaaataaaaaatgtttcgTTCTTTGTTGAaccaataaataatgaaaataatatgcatcGAAAAAGTACAGATGGTTCTAGTCAATCTAAtgaatcatatatttttcaagaTGGCATTTTTCGAACGAATTGTTTAGATTGTCTAGATAGAACAAATGTTTTTCAATACTACTattctttgttttttattttatatattttaaatgtttcgaaaaatgataatttcTTAAACCCTGTTAAAAAATCAAGTATtaattttccaaaaaatGCAAGTAGTATATTTAGTAACAATAAATTGGTGACTATATTAAGTTCAATGGAGATGGATAATTATTTGCTTGAATCAGCAGACAGAAGTCCATCCGATAAATTGTATGAATATAACAGTAATGTATATTCTTCGGGTCACGGTTCAAGCCCATTGAATAATACCAATAATTCTAATTTAAGTAATAGTGATGcagctaaaaaaaaaaacaataacgAAAGTAGTGGTCATAGTGCTGTCAGCTTTTTATTAGAAagatttaattatattagcACAGGAGGatcaaataatgaaaattccaataaaagaaatgaagaaaataaaaatcaaaaagaTACGAATTTAAATGCTACAAATATGAATGATGCATATAGTGTAGAAAACCGAATTGATAAAGGATATAGAGTAGaacaaaatgatgaatatgtatatgtattaaaacatttatttaaaaagatGTGGGTAGAAAATGGTGATATCATAAGTACACATTATACGGGTACAGGTAGTGTTTTTTCTTCTCAAATAAATGTTGGTCGATCATCAATTAGTACGAATATTGATCATGCTATTAAATCAATTGAAagattttatcaaaataattttgaagaTAATTTTAGACAAGAATGTATAGATATCATTTTATGCTCAGGTAAATATAGTAATaagcataaaaaaagaagttATTTAATTGGGGgtgatttaaattatttattaaattataacaattttataaatatggataattttattaagttatgcaataaaaatccatatttttccattcctcatttttatcaaagcatgaataataataaagataaaagcCAAATTAATGACATAGCTGAAAATTCGAATATGTCCATTAATAGCGATGattatatatctataaagGCCAAAAAAGAAGaccttttaaaaaacaaacttGATAAAAGTAAGAAAAAACGAAGATTTAGAATGCGATTATCTGAACGAttaagaagaaaatattattcaaaaGCAATCAATTTGATTCAGAATATGAATAAAGACGAAAGTGATAGCAATTATGAAGACGatgaaaaatgtttattaaaaaaaagtacaCCTCGATCCACTGAATTtggaaaaagaaatgaacTTAATCGTaagaaaaatggaaatcatagtaataataatattggtagtaataataataaattaggaaaggaaagaaaaaaacacaaaagcgatttaatatatgtaaaaaatttatataaaaaagggaactttatatatagtttgaaggataaaaataaatttggaGATTTACTAAGTAATGATTTGATAAATCAATATTATGTGAATAGTGAAGATTCAAAATTTacacaaaattatataaaaaataaaaataaaaattataactatgaagaaaaaataattaaattatggACAGGAACATGGAATTTATGTGGAAgtgatatatatgaattaaatgatatatctTCATggttaaatgaaaataatgaatatgttgatatgtatgtattttgttttcaaGAGGTTGTTGAATTAACTGGATTTAGaattttaatgaatatgaaAGATACAttcaaagaaaaaaagatagaacaaaaaattacacAAACTCTAGCAGAAATTTCACAAAGACAAAAAgaaatgtatttaaaaagtcAAGAGCATCATAACGAAAGTTATTTTATAGATGAAAATACTTCaagaaatgaaaacaaTACAGAATCAAACAaggattatttttatgatagCTATATAAAAGAGGATAGGAAATTTAAGCATAATGAAACGAATGAAACGAGTGAaaactataaaaatgatgatcaTTTAGACATTCTTGATATATCTAAAAGcgcatttttaaatgagtgttttaataatttaaataaggAAAGTAACGAAggcaataataatgataataattcatattcatataatatgaacaataataaaaattatgaatttcaaaatgattataattttgttgatagcagaaattatatttttaatgaagGTAGTGGCCATTTGAAAGgggataataatttttttaaaaatgatggaAATAATGCATTTTTGACACAAAACTTAAAAGGAAATAGCACAAGATTTAGTCGTAGtgtaaatgaaatatttgaGGATAACTCCTCATTAGGTCTAACCAAAGATCTAGATATTTTAAACtctgataaaaataatagtaatttttttaataataatgaaagtTCAACAAATTATAAGGGCTCACAAAGTAgtagtatatatactaatGTGCAAGGAGAATTTGAACCGCATAATAATAGGTTCAATAATGAAATGaatgtatttaaaaatgataaacaaaatgatgaaaatatgacAAAATCAAGTGCTAATAGTAGGTTTGTAAATGTCAATCACAATTTTGAtgatactaaaaaaatgcatatacacAAAAATGTGGATAGCCATGATAATTGtgacaatataaaaagtacttgtaatgaaaaagatTCAAATCGAatgggaaaaaaaaatgatatgaaaaaagaTAGTAACACAAGTAgtaatatcaaaaaaaagaatgatATGAAACATGAGAAGTTTGCAAAAAATAGCcaaaattgtaataataacaataatgataaatactttttgaatttaaaaaaatttaaatatgtaaaattaaaatcagTATCCATGATAggattatttattataatttttatcgATGAAGGTTTAGTTGATCATATAAGAGAACTTGATGTTTGCAAAGTAAAAGTTGGGTTAAAGGGAAATACAGGTAATAAAGGAAGTGTATCTGTTAAATTTAGATTGGgttttaattcattttgcTTTAACAATATTCATTTGGCATCAGGGCAAACGAACATTTTTGAAAGGAATAGTCAAATGCaaagtatattaaataatagttTTCAAAGCcaagaattaaataatttatttaatttcgattatttttttgcttgTGGAGACTTTAATTTTAGAATTAATCAAGATCATGAAGAAGTTTTTAAACTcatttcaaataaaaatattattcaatTATTGAATTATGAccaatttatatataataagctttataatattttgcccttttgtttattttatgaaagtCCAATTACATTTAATCCAacttacaaatataaaaaaaattcaaacaTATATGATGTTCGAAGAACCCCAGCATG gTGCGATCGAGTACTGCTTAGTGGAAAATTAATACAGTTATCTgaattggaaaaaaaaagaaaagagtTTATGGATAGTAAAATGAAATCCGAACAGGAGAACCCAGATAACAATATAGAGAATAGTCCTAGCAAAAATTTGACTAACAAAGAGATGAATAATGATAACGAAGTTAacgatttttattataatgatagaatatatttcaaacCTATGAATTATAAGACACATAATAACTTCTTTTCAAGTGATCATAAGCCTGTTAGTGCAATTATAGAAttaaaagttttttttgataaaaaagatattgAATATAAATCGAATAGTTCATATAGTGTTACAGGAAATGACGAGTTCAATCATTTAACCAAAAATTCTAGCAACACAAGTAATAgcagtaataataaaaatagtaatttattagattattttttcccaaACAATTATGGCATAAGCAAATATACTAGCTATCCAATAtcacaaattttaaattactctaccaataataataatagcggcaataacaataataataatagcggcaataataacaaattaaaaagtggGGTgagtgaaaataattttcaacaAGCTCCTGTTTCCAAAACCGACCCAATTGACGAATATAGCATTTTCAAATAA